A window of the Harmonia axyridis chromosome 5, icHarAxyr1.1, whole genome shotgun sequence genome harbors these coding sequences:
- the LOC123679772 gene encoding piggyBac transposable element-derived protein 3-like, producing MDPKFVRGFSLKEALDIVYNDEEDSNGVCDIYISPPEPNVLTDEDSGDEEGGEMDNLSRGQLSTAAEIRLSDNSRITGFEDVSNEEGSEGDNSLLESEVSQIEKCGPSTSSNKSTKKTNSTKKPQKKVKETLKRTWIEGDLLKTTAVFPQPDYTNFIGKSPTDLFELFFDDDIVRMLVEESNKYALFLNHPDPKIESDEMKCFIGILILTGYNSLPGKCFYWDSESDMGNQLVKEAMRRDRFRQIMRFLHCADNTKPNYKDKMWKLRPLIEKLQKNYLKYFKPTENMSYDECMVKYYGRHSCKQFIRGKPIRFGYKVWSLNAENGYLINFDIYQGSNPKSVTEYDNKFGKATSPLLIMLDSLPDRNLRYQIYTDNLFTSFNLLTELKQRGYGVTGTVRENRVPKDCPITSKLDMKKKKRGSIESKISKDEGVILVRWTDNAPVTMASTSYGIEPTSLVKRYSQSEKKIIQIPQPRLINAYNKYMGGTDRMDEDIARHRIGIRSKKWYWPLLTWLIDTALHNAWIQYKSAGNSITNLNFRREIVKVYLNRFKTAPKRYGRPTTSRNSVSMNRISDDIRYDHKDHLVVPVPNNKRRRCAGEGCSSVGRTQCNKCDLGLCVECFYIFHIK from the exons ATGGATCCCAAATTTGT gcgAGGTTTCTCTCTCAAAGAAGCCTTAGATATAGTATATAACGACGAAGAAGATAGCAATGGTGTGTGTGACATTTACATATCACCGCCGGAACCAAATGTACTGACAGATGAAGATTCGGGTGATGAAGAAGGCGGGGAAATGGATAATTTATCACGTGGCCAATTATCAACTGCAGCAGAAATCCGACTTTCTGACAATTCGCGCATAACTGGCTTCGAAGATGTTTCAAATGAAGAAGGCAGTGAAGGAGACAATAGTTTATTAGAAAGTGAAGTTAGTCAGATTGAAAAATGTGGTCCAAGCACTAGTTCAAACAAGAGCACCAAAAAgacgaattcaacgaagaagCCGCAGAAGAAAGTGAAAGAAACACTCAAAAGAACTTGGATCGAGGGCGATCTTCTAAAAACGACAGCAGTATTTCCACAGCCAGACTATACCAATTTTATAGGAAAATCCCCAACagatttatttgaattgtttttcgaCGACGACATTGTTCGTATGTTAGTAGAAGAATCAAATAAATATGCGCTCTTCCTAAACCATCCAGATCCGAAAATAGAATCTGATGAAATGAAGTGTTTCATCGGTATACTTATTTTGACCGGGTATAACTCTCTTCCCGGAAAATGTTTTTACTGGGATTCAGAATCGGACATGGGAAATCAATTAGTAAAGGAAGCAATGCGTAGGGACAGATTTCGACAGATAATGCGTTTTTTACATTGTGCCGATAATACCAAACCCAATTACAAAGACAAAATGTGGAAACTTAGGCCGctcattgaaaaacttcaaaaaaattatttgaaatattttaagccGACAGAAAATATGAGTTACGACGAATGTATGGTGAAATACTATGGCAGACACAGCTGCAAACAGTTTATTCGCGGAAAACCGATAAGATTTGGCTATAAAGTATGGAGTTTGAATGCCGAAAACGGCTACCTAATCAACTTCGATATATATCAGGGAAGTAATCCGAAGTCGGTTACTGAATATGACAATAAATTTGGAAAAGCTACTTCTCCATTACTAATAATGCTAGACTCCTTGCCAGATAGAAATCTTCGTTATCAAATTTATACAGACAATTTGTTTACGAGTTTCAATCTTTTGACGGAGCTAAAGCAAAGAGGCTATGGAGTTACAGGAACCGTTAGAGAAAATAGGGTTCCAAAGGACTGCCCAATAACTTCTAAATTAgacatgaagaaaaaaaaaagaggttcTATCGAgtctaaaatttcaaaagatgaaGGTGTGATACTAGTGCGTTGGACTGACAATGCCCCTGTTACCATGGCTTCAACTTCTTATGGAATTGAACCCACTTCTTTGGTGAAAAGATATTCACAGTCCgagaagaaaattattcaaattccccAGCCACGTCTTATAAATGCCTATAATAAATATATGGGTGGGACAGATCGGATGGACGAAGATATTGCGCGCCATAGAATAGGTATCAGAAGTAAGAAATGGTATTGGCCGTTACTTACTTGGCTTATAGATACCGCATTACACAATGCATGGATACAGTATAAAAGTGCAGGTAATTCAATTACTAATCTGAATTTCAGAAGAGAAATTGTAAAGGTATACCTAAATAGGTTTAAAACTGCCCCAAAAAGATATGGAAGACCAACAACGAGTAGAAATAGTGTCTCCATGAATAGGATTTCGGATGATATCAGGTATGACCATAAGGACCACTTAGTTGTTCCAGTTCCAAATAACAAGAGGAGAAGATGTGCCGGAGAAGGATGCTCCTCTGTTGGTCGAACACAGTGCAATAAATGTGATTTGGGACTATGTGTGgaatgtttttatatatttcacatTAAATAA